From the genome of Malus sylvestris chromosome 6, drMalSylv7.2, whole genome shotgun sequence, one region includes:
- the LOC126625552 gene encoding LOW QUALITY PROTEIN: uncharacterized protein LOC126625552 (The sequence of the model RefSeq protein was modified relative to this genomic sequence to represent the inferred CDS: substituted 2 bases at 2 genomic stop codons): MPHPLASLPATASLPELVREFRQIRTKLRSPKHPFEPQHLQDQRRVFREWMQMDFLASFSLKALQDVERALTDLYHAQQITKMQYESFISLFENLRALRDHHLKAERQESKVKCYKKKHTRTSTTLQQLVEEGSTMEDQIMVVVAKIQKLEEXLSVLKAEXITLSSKLYKKIEEVKRVNQEVKESEAQLANNNIALEEPGRVFTIMQAYHSRIAALAKDVNLLG, encoded by the coding sequence ATGCCTCATCCTCTGGCTTCTCTTCCAGCTACAGCCTCTTTGCCCGAACTAGTCAGAGAGTTTAGGCAAATTCGAACAAAGCTAAGATCCCCAAAGCACCCCTTTGAGCCTCAGCACCTTCAAGATCAACGTAGGGTCTTCAGAGAATGGATGCAGATGGACTTCTTGGCCTCCTTTAGCCTCAAAGCTCTtcaagatgttgagagagctctCACTGATCTATACCATGCTCAACAAATAACTAAAATGCAGTATGAGTCTTTCATCTCCTTGTTTGAGAACCTAAGAGCTTTGAGGGATCATCATCTTAAGGCCGAAAGGCAAGAAAGCAAAGTAAAATGCTATAAAAAGAAGCACACTAGGACCTCCACTACTTTGCAGCAACTAGTGGAAGAGGGTTCGACTATGGAAGATCAAATAATGGTAGTAGTTGCTAAGATTCAAAAGCTAGAAGAATAACTTTCTGTGTTGAAGGCTGAGTAGATAACCCTTTCTAGCAAGCTATACAAGAAAATCGAAGAAGTAAAGAGAGTCAATCAAGAAGTGAAGGAGTCTGAAGCTCAGTTAGCCAACAACAACATAGCCTTAGAAGAGCCGGGTCGTGTTTTTACCATCATGCAAGCCTATCATTCTAGGATAGCTGCCTTAGCTAAAGATGTAAACCTGTTAGGTTAG